Proteins encoded within one genomic window of Micromonospora halotolerans:
- a CDS encoding Gfo/Idh/MocA family protein, translating into MSIHDNVLRVGMVGYAFMGAAHSQAWRTVNRVYDLPARVRMALVCGRDEPKVAEAAGRLGWDGHTTDWRRLVESDEIDVVDICTPGDSHCEIALAALAAGKHVLCEKPLANTVEEAREMAAAAARAQAAGVRAMCGFNYRRVPAVALMRQLVADGRLGEIRHVRAVYLQDWIVDPQFPLVWRLQKDRAGSGALGDIGAHIIDLTQYVTGQLITGVSAITETFVKERPLPAGSSGLAAQADGNGRATGPVTVDDAAVFVARLHGGALATYEATRFATGRKNALRVEINGSLGSVVFDLERLNELEFLDATRPAAEQGFSRILVTEPEHPYLSAWWPPGHIIGYEHSFTHQMRDFVEAVATGVDPTPSFADALQVQLVLDAVARSAERAAWTEVEPALADVAA; encoded by the coding sequence TTGTCCATTCACGACAACGTCCTGCGCGTCGGCATGGTCGGCTACGCGTTCATGGGCGCCGCGCACTCCCAGGCGTGGCGCACGGTGAACCGCGTGTACGACCTACCGGCGCGGGTGCGGATGGCGCTGGTCTGCGGCCGGGACGAGCCGAAGGTGGCCGAGGCCGCCGGCCGGCTCGGCTGGGACGGGCACACCACGGACTGGCGGCGGCTCGTCGAATCCGACGAGATCGACGTCGTCGACATCTGCACACCGGGGGACAGCCACTGCGAGATCGCCCTCGCCGCGCTGGCCGCGGGCAAGCACGTGCTGTGCGAGAAGCCGCTGGCCAACACCGTCGAGGAGGCCCGGGAGATGGCGGCCGCCGCCGCCCGGGCCCAAGCCGCCGGGGTACGCGCCATGTGCGGCTTCAACTACCGCCGCGTGCCCGCGGTCGCCCTGATGCGGCAGCTCGTCGCCGACGGGCGGCTCGGCGAGATCCGGCACGTCCGGGCGGTCTACCTCCAGGACTGGATCGTGGACCCGCAGTTCCCGCTGGTCTGGCGGTTGCAGAAGGACAGGGCGGGCTCCGGCGCGCTCGGCGACATCGGCGCGCACATCATCGACCTGACCCAGTACGTGACCGGGCAGCTCATCACCGGGGTCAGCGCGATCACCGAGACGTTCGTCAAGGAGCGGCCGCTGCCGGCCGGGTCGAGCGGCCTAGCCGCGCAGGCCGACGGCAACGGCCGGGCGACCGGCCCGGTCACCGTGGACGATGCCGCCGTCTTCGTGGCCCGGCTCCACGGCGGCGCGCTCGCCACCTACGAGGCGACCCGGTTCGCCACCGGCCGCAAGAACGCCCTGCGTGTCGAGATCAACGGCTCGCTGGGCAGCGTGGTGTTCGACCTGGAACGCCTCAACGAGCTGGAGTTCCTCGACGCCACCCGGCCGGCCGCCGAGCAGGGCTTCAGCCGGATCCTGGTGACCGAGCCGGAGCACCCGTACCTGTCGGCGTGGTGGCCGCCCGGCCACATCATCGGCTACGAGCACTCCTTCACCCACCAGATGCGCGACTTCGTCGAGGCGGTCGCCACCGGCGTGGACCCCACGCCGTCGTTCGCCGACGCGTTGCAGGTCCAGCTCGTGCTCGACGCGGTGGCCCGCTCCGCCGAGCGGGCCGCGTGGACGGAGGTGGAGCCCGCGCTGGCCGACGTGGCCGCCTGA
- a CDS encoding EboA domain-containing protein, translating to MTPDRLRTALRGVPDPRWLDAALRRVATDPAAIPRLFATAARACGRGPLPGRPGWTVDEAARALLLTALPTGHAAAAEALYRHGDAAEKRAVLRALPLLPIGAECVPLLHDAIRTDDTRLVAAALGPYARHLEQPAWRQAVLKCVFTGVPLAVVDDLAGRADGELAVMLAGLAEERHAAGRSMPADAADLLDRLGARSPSTTAPEA from the coding sequence ATGACACCCGACCGACTGCGCACCGCACTGCGGGGCGTACCCGATCCGCGGTGGCTGGACGCGGCCCTGCGCCGCGTCGCGACCGATCCCGCGGCGATCCCGCGGCTGTTCGCCACCGCGGCCCGCGCGTGCGGCCGGGGGCCGCTGCCCGGCCGGCCCGGCTGGACCGTCGACGAGGCGGCCCGGGCGCTGCTGCTCACCGCGCTTCCCACCGGCCACGCCGCGGCGGCCGAGGCGCTCTACCGGCACGGCGACGCCGCCGAGAAGCGGGCCGTGTTGCGGGCCCTGCCCCTGCTGCCCATCGGGGCGGAGTGCGTGCCGCTGCTGCACGACGCGATCCGCACCGACGACACCCGGCTGGTGGCCGCCGCGTTGGGCCCGTACGCCCGGCACCTGGAGCAGCCGGCGTGGCGCCAGGCGGTGCTCAAGTGCGTCTTCACCGGCGTTCCGCTGGCCGTCGTCGACGACCTGGCCGGCCGCGCCGACGGCGAGTTGGCCGTGATGCTGGCCGGGCTCGCCGAGGAGCGGCACGCGGCCGGCCGGAGCATGCCCGCCGACGCGGCCGACCTGCTCGACCGGCTCGGCGCCCGCTCCCCGTCGACCACCGCGCCGGAGGCGTGA
- a CDS encoding TatD family hydrolase yields MRIFDPHIHMTSRTTDDYERMAAAGVRAVVEPASWLGQPRTSVDTFVDYFDSLIGWEPFRAGRFGVRHHATVALNPKEANDTRCRPVLDLLPRYLDKDGVVAVGEIGYDSMTLAEDAAFAGQLALAVAHDLPALVHTPHRDKARGVARTLAVVAESGIDPGRVLVDHLNEVTVELVRDTGCWLGFSIYPETKMSPPRMVELLRAYGTERMLVNSAADWGRSDPLLTRDTGEAMLLAGFTEDDVDRVLWRNPVEFYGQSGRLDLADLGGPRG; encoded by the coding sequence ATGCGCATCTTCGACCCGCACATCCACATGACGTCCCGGACCACGGACGACTACGAGCGGATGGCCGCGGCCGGGGTGCGGGCCGTGGTGGAGCCGGCCTCCTGGCTGGGGCAGCCGCGGACCAGTGTGGACACCTTCGTGGACTACTTCGACTCGCTGATCGGGTGGGAGCCGTTCCGGGCGGGCCGGTTCGGCGTCCGGCACCACGCCACCGTGGCGCTGAACCCGAAGGAGGCCAACGACACCCGCTGCCGCCCGGTGCTCGATCTGCTCCCGCGCTACCTGGACAAGGACGGCGTGGTGGCGGTCGGCGAGATCGGCTACGACTCGATGACCCTGGCCGAGGACGCCGCCTTCGCCGGCCAGCTCGCCCTGGCCGTGGCGCACGACCTGCCCGCCCTCGTGCACACCCCGCACCGGGACAAGGCGCGCGGGGTCGCGCGCACGCTGGCCGTGGTCGCCGAGTCCGGCATCGACCCCGGGCGGGTGCTGGTCGACCATCTCAACGAGGTCACCGTGGAGCTGGTGCGGGACACCGGCTGCTGGCTCGGCTTCTCGATCTATCCGGAGACGAAGATGTCGCCGCCGCGGATGGTCGAGCTGCTGCGGGCGTACGGGACCGAGCGGATGCTGGTCAACTCGGCCGCCGACTGGGGGCGCTCGGACCCGCTGCTCACCCGGGACACCGGGGAGGCCATGCTGCTCGCCGGGTTCACCGAGGACGACGTGGACCGGGTGCTGTGGCGCAACCCGGTCGAGTTCTACGGTCAGTCCGGCCGGCTGGATCTCGCCGACCTGGGCGGGCCCCGAGGCTGA
- a CDS encoding polyprenyl synthetase family protein — MTVTVAPTDAALLRGRFDAALAAFLHERRPGRPDDDGTAAVHAVLRRFVLAGGKRLRPLFCYWGWRGFGGTDGSPIVVAAAALELFHAFALIHDDILDRSDRRRGRPTVHRVFAEWHARSGWQGDPEAYGRQAALLCGDLCAAWSGQMFHGCGLDTERLRRGHAVFARMRAEVIAGEYLDVVAAAGDGSVESALAVVRLKTARYTVTRPVQLGAALAGADPDVVAALAGFGDPLGDAFQLRDDLLGVFGDPAVTGKSNLDDLREGKPTVLMALARAAAGPAGVARLRALVGDPALDPAGAAEVRAIVEASGARATVERMIRSRADAALAALDGLPLAEPARTALAELAARAVDRRR; from the coding sequence GTGACCGTGACCGTCGCACCGACCGACGCGGCCCTGCTGCGGGGCCGTTTCGACGCCGCGCTCGCCGCGTTCCTGCACGAGCGCCGGCCGGGCCGGCCGGACGACGACGGCACGGCGGCCGTCCACGCCGTGCTCCGCCGGTTCGTCCTGGCCGGCGGCAAGCGGCTGCGACCCCTGTTCTGCTACTGGGGCTGGCGGGGCTTCGGCGGCACCGACGGGAGCCCGATCGTGGTGGCCGCGGCGGCGCTGGAGCTGTTCCACGCCTTCGCGCTGATCCACGACGACATCCTGGACCGCAGCGACCGCCGGCGCGGCCGGCCCACCGTGCACCGGGTCTTCGCCGAGTGGCACGCCCGGTCCGGCTGGCAGGGCGACCCGGAGGCGTACGGCCGGCAGGCGGCCCTGCTCTGCGGGGACCTCTGCGCCGCCTGGTCCGGCCAGATGTTCCACGGCTGCGGGCTGGACACCGAGCGGCTGCGCCGGGGCCACGCCGTGTTCGCCCGGATGCGGGCCGAGGTGATCGCGGGGGAGTACCTCGACGTGGTGGCCGCGGCCGGCGACGGCTCGGTGGAGAGCGCCCTCGCGGTGGTGCGGCTCAAGACGGCCCGCTATACGGTCACCCGGCCGGTGCAGCTCGGTGCCGCCCTGGCCGGTGCGGATCCGGACGTGGTGGCCGCGCTGGCCGGATTCGGCGACCCGTTGGGGGACGCCTTCCAGCTCCGCGACGACCTGCTCGGCGTCTTCGGCGACCCGGCGGTGACCGGGAAGTCCAACCTGGACGACCTGCGGGAGGGCAAGCCGACGGTGCTCATGGCGTTGGCCCGGGCGGCCGCGGGGCCGGCGGGGGTGGCGCGGTTGCGGGCGCTGGTCGGCGATCCGGCCCTGGACCCGGCGGGGGCGGCCGAGGTGCGCGCGATCGTGGAGGCGTCCGGGGCGCGGGCGACGGTGGAGCGGATGATCCGGTCCCGCGCGGACGCGGCCCTGGCCGCGCTGGACGGGTTGCCGCTGGCGGAGCCGGCCCGGACGGCGCTGGCCGAGCTGGCGGCCCGGGCCGTCGACCGGCGTCGCTGA
- a CDS encoding RICIN domain-containing protein, producing the protein MSSPHHTPTRRWLPAGSALLLAAAAGAVSLAATPVPASAHPIPASDFQQVELARGVAETGEPMSLAVLPDRSVLHTARNGTLRRTDAAGTTTVIGTLPVYNHDEEGLQGVGVDPGFASNRQIYLYYAPPLSTPAGDAPATGGDFSAWRGVNRLSRFNLNADFTLNQTSRVDVLDVPADRGMCCHVGGDIDFDAAGNLYLSTGDDTNPFDSGGYAPLDERTERNPAYDAQRSAGNTNDLRGKILRIKVNADGSYAIPAGNLFPPGTARTRPEIYAMGFRNPFRMSVDRATGTVYVGDYGPDAGTSSARGPSGQVEFDRVTGPGNYGWPYCTGTNTAAETYAEWDFATGTAGAKFNCAGGPTNNSFRNTGQSTLPAAKPAWIRYAGDAGSPPEFGGGSESPMAGPVYRYDAANPSTTKFPQSFDGQFFATEFGRGWIKPIHLNADGSPGTIDAFPWTGKQVMDSAFGPDGAYYVLDYGTGYFNGDANSALYRFDYLGGGNRAPVARAAADRTSGVAPLAVAFSSAGSSDPEGGALTYAWAFGDGGTSTAANPSHTYTANGRYTATLTVRDPQGATGTASVVVTVGNTAPTVTVNSPGNGQLFSFGDTVPFRITVTDPEDGTIDCTKVKMTYVLGHDQHGHQITSATGCTGSISIPVDGEHDDAANIFAIFDAEYTDSGGLTTHTQHTLQPRHRQAEHFKTSAGINTFDKATAEGGRTVGDIHNGDWIAFEPYQLGNVTGFSARVSSAGVGGTLQVRAGSATGTVLGSATVPVTGAWDTFTTVTGTVANPPAGTTTLYLTFAGGAGALYDLDSFTLTTSGARTGPVRGLAGKCLDVRNAATADGTQIQLYTCNGTTAQSWTVTPNSTVRALGKCLDVSGGATADGTKIQLWTCNGTGAQNWSAQADGTLRNPQSGKCLDVSGNNSADSTPVHLWTCTGAANQKWILP; encoded by the coding sequence ATGTCCAGCCCCCACCACACCCCCACCCGACGATGGCTCCCCGCCGGATCGGCGCTGCTGCTCGCGGCGGCCGCCGGCGCGGTCAGCCTGGCCGCGACCCCCGTCCCGGCGTCCGCGCACCCCATCCCGGCCAGCGACTTCCAGCAGGTCGAACTCGCCCGCGGCGTCGCCGAGACCGGCGAACCCATGTCCCTCGCGGTGCTGCCCGACCGGTCGGTCCTGCACACCGCCCGCAACGGCACGCTCCGGCGCACCGACGCCGCCGGCACCACCACCGTGATCGGCACCCTGCCCGTCTACAACCACGACGAGGAGGGGCTCCAGGGCGTCGGGGTCGACCCCGGCTTCGCGAGCAACCGGCAGATCTACCTCTACTACGCGCCCCCGCTGTCCACCCCGGCCGGCGACGCCCCCGCCACCGGCGGCGACTTCTCCGCGTGGCGGGGCGTCAACCGGCTCTCCCGGTTCAACCTCAACGCCGACTTCACGCTCAACCAGACGAGCCGGGTCGACGTGCTCGACGTGCCGGCCGACCGGGGCATGTGCTGCCACGTCGGCGGCGACATCGACTTCGACGCCGCCGGCAACCTCTACCTCTCCACCGGCGACGACACCAACCCGTTCGACTCCGGCGGCTACGCCCCGCTGGACGAGCGGACCGAGCGCAACCCCGCGTACGACGCGCAGCGCAGCGCCGGCAACACCAACGACCTGCGCGGCAAGATCCTGCGGATCAAGGTGAACGCCGACGGGTCGTACGCCATCCCGGCCGGCAACCTCTTCCCGCCCGGCACCGCCCGGACACGGCCCGAGATCTACGCGATGGGCTTCCGCAACCCGTTCCGGATGAGCGTCGACCGGGCCACCGGGACCGTCTACGTCGGCGACTACGGCCCGGACGCCGGCACCAGCTCGGCCCGCGGCCCGTCCGGGCAGGTCGAGTTCGACCGGGTCACCGGGCCGGGCAACTACGGCTGGCCGTACTGCACCGGCACCAACACGGCGGCCGAGACGTACGCCGAGTGGGACTTCGCCACCGGCACCGCGGGCGCGAAGTTCAACTGCGCGGGCGGCCCGACCAACAACTCGTTCCGCAACACCGGCCAGAGCACCCTGCCGGCCGCGAAGCCGGCCTGGATCCGGTACGCGGGCGACGCCGGCAGCCCGCCCGAGTTCGGCGGCGGCTCCGAGTCGCCGATGGCCGGCCCGGTCTACCGCTACGACGCCGCCAACCCCTCCACCACGAAGTTCCCGCAGTCCTTCGACGGGCAGTTCTTCGCCACCGAGTTCGGCCGCGGCTGGATCAAGCCGATCCACCTCAACGCCGACGGCTCACCCGGCACCATCGACGCCTTCCCGTGGACCGGCAAGCAGGTGATGGACTCCGCGTTCGGGCCGGACGGCGCCTACTACGTGCTCGACTACGGCACCGGCTACTTCAACGGCGACGCCAACTCGGCGCTGTACCGCTTCGACTACCTCGGCGGCGGCAACCGCGCCCCGGTGGCCCGGGCCGCCGCCGACCGGACCTCCGGCGTGGCTCCGCTGGCCGTCGCCTTCTCCTCGGCCGGATCGTCCGACCCGGAGGGCGGGGCGCTCACGTACGCGTGGGCGTTCGGCGACGGCGGCACCTCCACGGCGGCCAACCCGTCGCACACCTACACGGCCAACGGCCGCTACACCGCCACGCTGACCGTCCGCGACCCGCAGGGCGCCACCGGCACGGCCAGCGTGGTCGTCACCGTCGGCAACACCGCGCCGACCGTCACCGTGAACAGCCCCGGCAACGGGCAGCTCTTCTCCTTCGGCGACACCGTGCCGTTCCGGATCACCGTCACCGACCCGGAGGACGGCACGATCGACTGCACGAAGGTCAAGATGACCTACGTGCTCGGCCACGACCAGCACGGCCACCAGATCACCTCGGCCACCGGCTGCACCGGGTCGATCAGCATCCCCGTCGACGGCGAGCACGACGACGCGGCGAACATCTTCGCGATCTTCGACGCCGAGTACACCGACTCGGGCGGCCTCACCACGCACACCCAGCACACCCTCCAGCCCCGGCACCGGCAGGCCGAGCACTTCAAGACCTCGGCCGGCATCAACACCTTCGACAAGGCGACCGCCGAGGGCGGCCGCACCGTCGGCGACATCCACAACGGGGACTGGATCGCGTTCGAGCCCTACCAGCTCGGCAACGTCACCGGGTTCAGTGCCCGGGTCTCCTCCGCCGGGGTGGGCGGCACCCTCCAGGTCCGGGCCGGCTCGGCGACCGGCACCGTCCTCGGCTCGGCCACCGTTCCGGTGACCGGGGCGTGGGACACGTTCACCACGGTGACCGGCACGGTCGCCAACCCGCCCGCCGGGACCACCACGCTCTACCTCACCTTCGCGGGCGGCGCCGGCGCGCTCTACGACCTCGACTCGTTCACGCTCACCACGTCCGGCGCGCGCACCGGGCCGGTCCGTGGACTGGCCGGCAAGTGCCTGGACGTGCGCAACGCCGCGACCGCCGACGGCACCCAGATCCAGCTCTACACCTGCAACGGCACCACGGCGCAGAGCTGGACGGTGACCCCCAACTCGACGGTCAGGGCGCTCGGCAAGTGCCTGGACGTCTCGGGCGGCGCGACCGCCGACGGCACGAAGATCCAGCTCTGGACGTGCAACGGCACCGGCGCGCAGAACTGGTCGGCGCAGGCCGACGGCACGCTGCGCAACCCGCAGTCCGGCAAGTGCCTGGACGTCTCCGGCAACAACTCCGCCGACAGCACCCCCGTACACCTCTGGACCTGCACCGGCGCGGCGAACCAGAAGTGGATCCTGCCCTGA
- a CDS encoding lectin: MRLLRTVLGAATAVLATLACTTPATPAAAADAPYDVLVFSKTAGFRHDAIPAGIQAVRDLGAANNFTVTATEDAAQFTTANLARYEAVVFLNTTGDVLDPTQQAAFEAYVGAGGGYVGVHAAADTEYDWPFYGNLVGAWFASHPAIQPATVRVEDRAHAATAHLPQAWNRTDEWYNYRTNARSTAHVLATLDESSYSGGSMGGDHPHAWCKTYAGGRSFYTGGGHTQASYADPAFRAHLLGGIRYAAGRAKADCRPETGYAPLYAGATTGWSQAGPGSFTNADATLTSVGGMGLYWYSARQFTSYSLKLDWRLAGDDNSGVFIGFPPSSDPWSAVDNGYEIQIDPTDSPDRTTGAVYTFKSADLPARDAALNPAGEWNTYELLVEGERLQVLLNGVKINDFTNTDPARSLAGHIGIQNHGTGDDVSFRNIRIKELGGNPPTGSTTVQAEAFSSASGVTPFTKAGANGGQTLGYVDPGDWAAYQGLDLTGVTALRARVVSGGPGGTLQLRTGSPTGTVLGQVAVPNTGGWTTFADVSTALAGVPAGSQTVWLTFAGTGTGLYDVDDFTLVRGGGGGGGTGPVRGLAGKCLDVRGGATADGTQIQLYTCNGSTAQTWTVTPNSTVRALGKCLDVSGGGSADGTKIQLWTCNGTGAQNWSAQADGTLRNPQSGKCLDVSGNNSADSTPVHLWTCTGAANQKWTLP, translated from the coding sequence ATGAGACTCCTCCGCACCGTCCTCGGCGCGGCCACCGCCGTCCTCGCCACCCTCGCCTGCACCACCCCGGCCACCCCGGCGGCCGCCGCCGACGCGCCGTACGACGTGCTGGTCTTCTCCAAGACCGCCGGTTTCCGGCACGACGCCATCCCGGCCGGCATCCAGGCCGTCCGGGACCTCGGCGCGGCCAACAACTTCACCGTCACCGCCACCGAGGACGCCGCCCAGTTCACCACCGCCAACCTCGCCCGGTACGAGGCGGTGGTCTTCCTCAACACCACCGGCGACGTGCTCGACCCCACCCAGCAGGCCGCCTTCGAGGCGTACGTCGGCGCGGGCGGGGGCTACGTGGGCGTGCACGCCGCCGCGGACACCGAGTACGACTGGCCGTTCTACGGCAACCTGGTCGGCGCCTGGTTCGCCTCCCACCCGGCGATCCAGCCGGCCACCGTGCGGGTGGAGGACCGGGCGCACGCGGCCACCGCCCACCTGCCGCAGGCCTGGAACCGCACCGACGAGTGGTACAACTACCGCACCAACGCCCGGTCCACCGCGCACGTGCTGGCCACCCTCGACGAGTCGTCGTACTCGGGCGGCTCGATGGGCGGCGACCACCCGCACGCCTGGTGCAAGACGTACGCGGGCGGCCGGTCCTTCTACACCGGCGGCGGCCACACCCAGGCGTCCTACGCCGACCCGGCGTTCCGGGCTCACCTGCTGGGCGGCATCCGGTACGCGGCCGGCCGCGCCAAGGCCGACTGCCGCCCGGAGACCGGCTACGCGCCGCTCTACGCCGGCGCCACCACCGGCTGGTCCCAGGCCGGTCCGGGCAGCTTCACCAACGCCGACGCCACCCTCACCTCGGTCGGCGGGATGGGCCTCTACTGGTACAGCGCCCGGCAGTTCACCAGCTACTCGCTCAAGCTGGACTGGCGGCTGGCCGGCGACGACAACTCCGGCGTCTTCATCGGCTTCCCGCCGTCGAGCGACCCCTGGTCGGCCGTGGACAACGGCTACGAGATCCAGATCGACCCGACCGACAGCCCCGACCGGACCACCGGCGCGGTCTACACCTTCAAGTCCGCCGACCTCCCCGCGCGGGACGCGGCGCTCAACCCGGCGGGGGAGTGGAACACCTACGAGCTGCTGGTCGAGGGGGAGCGGCTCCAGGTCCTCCTCAACGGCGTGAAGATCAACGACTTCACCAACACCGACCCGGCCCGCTCGCTCGCCGGCCACATCGGCATCCAGAACCACGGCACCGGTGACGACGTCTCGTTCCGCAACATCCGGATCAAGGAGCTGGGCGGCAACCCGCCGACCGGCAGCACCACCGTGCAGGCCGAGGCGTTCAGCTCGGCCAGCGGGGTCACCCCGTTCACCAAGGCCGGCGCCAACGGCGGGCAGACCCTGGGGTACGTCGACCCGGGCGACTGGGCCGCGTACCAGGGGCTGGACCTGACCGGGGTGACCGCGCTGCGGGCCCGGGTGGTCTCCGGCGGGCCGGGCGGCACCCTCCAGCTCCGCACCGGCTCCCCGACGGGCACCGTGCTCGGCCAGGTGGCGGTGCCCAACACCGGCGGCTGGACCACCTTCGCCGACGTCAGCACCGCGCTGGCCGGCGTGCCGGCCGGCAGCCAGACCGTCTGGCTGACCTTCGCCGGCACCGGCACCGGCCTGTACGACGTCGACGACTTCACCCTGGTCCGGGGCGGCGGGGGCGGCGGCGGCACGGGTCCGGTCCGGGGCCTGGCCGGCAAGTGCCTGGACGTGCGGGGCGGCGCGACCGCCGACGGCACCCAGATCCAGCTCTACACCTGCAACGGCAGCACCGCGCAGACCTGGACGGTGACCCCGAACTCGACGGTCCGGGCACTGGGCAAGTGCCTGGACGTCTCGGGCGGCGGGTCGGCGGACGGCACGAAGATCCAGCTCTGGACGTGCAACGGCACCGGCGCGCAGAACTGGTCGGCCCAGGCCGACGGCACGCTGCGCAACCCGCAGTCCGGCAAGTGCCTGGACGTCTCCGGCAACAACTCCGCCGACAGCACCCCCGTACACCTCTGGACCTGCACCGGCGCGGCGAACCAGAAGTGGACCCTGCCCTGA
- a CDS encoding sensor histidine kinase has product MGRLERWRRVARAGPNVGDVLRAALFRVRGRAEPPAPSTGPAPSLTRLDALIDEFAAGQLVRWRVGGQPRPLPAAVDAAAYRIIQEALTDARRHAPGSAVAVRLRYDPAGLTVEVRGDGPAIPAAGLRARAQSVGGAVHAGPCPEGGWLVRAELPAPEDEADPA; this is encoded by the coding sequence GTGGGACGCCTGGAGCGGTGGCGTCGGGTCGCCCGGGCGGGCCCGAACGTCGGTGACGTGCTGCGGGCCGCCCTGTTCCGGGTGCGGGGCCGCGCCGAGCCGCCGGCACCGTCCACCGGACCCGCGCCCAGCCTCACCCGGCTGGACGCGCTCATCGACGAATTCGCCGCCGGCCAGCTGGTGCGCTGGCGGGTGGGCGGCCAGCCCCGCCCGCTGCCCGCCGCGGTCGACGCGGCCGCGTACCGGATCATCCAGGAGGCGCTGACCGACGCGCGCCGGCACGCGCCGGGGTCGGCCGTCGCGGTCCGGCTGCGCTACGACCCGGCCGGCCTCACCGTCGAGGTACGCGGCGACGGGCCGGCCATCCCGGCGGCCGGCCTGCGGGCGCGGGCCCAGTCGGTCGGCGGGGCCGTCCACGCCGGTCCGTGCCCCGAGGGCGGCTGGCTGGTCCGCGCCGAGCTGCCCGCCCCCGAGGACGAGGCCGACCCGGCCTGA
- a CDS encoding sugar phosphate isomerase/epimerase family protein: protein MARPITLFTGQWADLPFDEVCRLAAEWGYDGLEIACWGDHFEVDKALADESYVDRKRATLAKHNLQVFAISNHLVGQAVCDHPIDERHQDILPARIWGDGEPEGVRRRAAEEMKDTARAAAKLGVKTVVGFTGSSIWHTLAMFPPVPPAMIERGYQDFADRWNPILDVFDEVGVRFAHEVHPSEIAYDYWTTKRALDAIGHRPAFGLNWDPSHFVWQELDPVNFIFDFADRIYHVDCKDAKVRTGDGRRGRLSSHLPWADLRRGWDFVSTGHGDVPWEDCFRALNAIGYTGPISIEWEDAGMDRLVGAPEALQFVRRLAFDAPSAAFDAAFSSSRD from the coding sequence ATGGCGCGACCCATCACGCTCTTCACCGGCCAGTGGGCCGATCTTCCGTTCGACGAGGTCTGCCGGCTGGCCGCCGAGTGGGGGTACGACGGTCTGGAGATCGCCTGCTGGGGCGACCACTTCGAGGTCGACAAGGCGCTCGCCGACGAGTCGTACGTGGACCGCAAGCGGGCCACCCTCGCCAAGCACAACCTCCAGGTCTTCGCCATCTCCAACCACCTCGTCGGGCAGGCGGTCTGCGACCACCCGATCGACGAGCGGCACCAGGACATCCTCCCCGCCCGGATCTGGGGCGACGGCGAGCCGGAGGGCGTACGCCGCCGCGCCGCCGAGGAGATGAAGGACACCGCCCGGGCGGCGGCGAAGCTCGGGGTGAAGACCGTGGTCGGCTTCACCGGCTCGTCCATCTGGCACACCCTGGCCATGTTCCCGCCGGTCCCGCCCGCCATGATCGAGCGCGGCTACCAGGACTTCGCCGACCGGTGGAACCCGATCCTGGACGTGTTCGACGAGGTGGGCGTGCGCTTCGCCCACGAGGTGCACCCCAGCGAGATCGCCTACGACTACTGGACCACCAAGCGGGCCCTGGACGCGATCGGCCACCGGCCCGCGTTCGGGCTGAACTGGGACCCGTCGCACTTCGTCTGGCAGGAGCTGGACCCGGTCAACTTCATCTTCGACTTCGCCGACCGGATCTACCACGTCGACTGCAAGGACGCGAAGGTGCGCACCGGGGACGGCCGGCGCGGCCGGCTCTCGTCCCACCTGCCCTGGGCGGACCTGCGGCGGGGCTGGGACTTCGTCTCCACCGGCCACGGTGACGTGCCGTGGGAGGACTGCTTCCGCGCGTTGAACGCGATCGGCTACACCGGCCCGATCTCGATCGAGTGGGAGGACGCCGGCATGGACCGCCTGGTCGGCGCGCCCGAGGCGCTCCAGTTCGTCCGCCGGCTCGCCTTCGACGCCCCGTCCGCCGCCTTCGACGCGGCCTTCAGCAGCAGCCGCGACTAG